From the genome of Streptomyces sp. NBC_01304:
GCCAGCCACTGCAGGGCGACCCAGAAGGGCAGCACCAGCCACGCGGGAAAGCGCAGCGGCAGAAAGAAGAGGAAGGGGAACAGGCTCGTGACGCGGGCCTTCGGGAAGAGGTAGAGGAACGCGCCGAGCACCGCCGAGATCGCGCCCGAGGCGCCGACCAGGGTCTGTTCGGAGTCCGCGTTGGCGATGGCGTACACCAGAAGGGCCAGCGCGCCGCAGCCCAGGTAGAAGAGGGCGAATTCGACGTGGCCCATGCGCTGCTCGGTCATCGCCCCGAAGACGTACAGAAAGAGCATGTTGCCGAGCAGATGCAGCCAGCTGCCGTGCACGAACAGGGCGGTGACCGGGGTGAGGGCCGCGCGCGGTGAGCCGGCGAGCAGTTCGGCGGGGATCACGCCCCAGCGCTCGAAGTAGGCGCGCTGGGCGGCCACGAGGTGCTCGCCCGTGCCGTACACGGGGTTGAAGCCGGCGGCGGGGGAGAGCAGGAAGGCGGCACAGCACAGGACGATCAGGCCGTACGTCACCAGGGGGCGCGGCTTATCGATCATGAACAGATCCTGACGTAACGGGACCCATCCGTATAGACCGCCTCGCCGTGCCGGTGGCGTCCATGAGGCGCTTCGGCAGGCCGTAGGGTTACGGGGAGTACCAGCGCTGGAAACCCGATATACAGCGGGTACGGAATACGCGACACAGCGGGTACGGAATACGAGAAAGGCGCACTGCGACCATGACGGTTCCCCTGCCGACCGCCGAGACCCGGTGGCGCTGCACGCTGTGTGGCAATCTCACGCGTTTCGACGTGACGCGGTCCTCCAAGGTGGTGGAGTACGTCCATCTCGACCTGGCCGGAGACCCGAAGGTCGAGGAGCGCGAGGTGGTCAGTGAGACCATCGAGTCGGTGCGCTGCCGCTGGTGCAACGCCATGGACCAGGTGGAACTCGTGGACAGGCCGGGCGCGGGCTCCTGAGGGAGCCGGCCCGCACAGCAAGGGGTGACCGATTGTGGAGGCGGTTCCACAAGGTGGCAGCGGTGAGCCGGCCGCCGGTGCGGCCGACGGCTCCGCCGGGACGCGCGATGCCGTAGCGGCCCCTGGCGCCGCAGAGGTGTCCGATGCCGCGGAGGCGTCCGAGGTCGCAGAGGCGCACGAGGCGTCCGACGCGGCCGAGGCACTCGACCGCCCGCTGCCCGAAGGCGTACGCCGCCGGGTCGTGCAGATCGTCTCGGACGGCTTCGGCGGGCTGACGGTGTCCGAACTGCCCGCGCAGCTGCGCCAGTACGCACGGTTCACCCCCACCAGGCGCCTGAAGTTCGCCGGCAACGCCATGGCGGCGGCCCTGGAGACCGACCCGCTCTTCCGTCAGCGCATCGGCGAACGCCTCAGAGCGGCCCAGTCGGAGCTGACCGGGGCCCTCGACTCCGGTGCGCCGCCGCCGGCCGCGGATCCGCTCGATGTGGCGGCCGCGGCCTATGTGCTGCGCCCGGCCGGCTGGGTCAAGCTCGTGACCGCCGCGGGCGAGGAGGCTCAGCGTGCCGACGCCGAGCGGGTCGGCGAGGAGACCAAGGTCGAGCTGGAGCGGCTGCGCGCCGAACTGGCCGAGGCGCGCGGTCAGACCCGTACCGAGACCGAACGGCTGCGCGCGGAGCTGGAGTCGGTGAAGAAGGAAGCCGAATCGCTTCACCGCAAGCTGCGCGGGGCCCTCAGCGACGCCAAGCGCGGCGAGGCGGCCGCCCGGAAGGCCCTCGCCGAGGTCGAGGCCGTGCGCGCCGAGAGCCAGACCCAGCTGTCGGCCGCCGACAGCGAGACACGACGGCTCAAGGCCCGCCTCAGCGAGGCCGAGGCGGCGCTCGAGGCCAGCCGCAAGGCGGTGCGCGAGGGCCGCTCGATCGAGGACATGCGGGTCCGGCTGCTGCTCGACACGGTGCTCGAGTCGGCCCAGGGGCTGCGCCGCGAACTCGCCCTGCCGCCTGTGTCGGTGCGGCCCGCCGAGACGGTGGACGCGGTCGAGCCGGGGCGGATGAGCCCCAAGGACATCGCGGCCCGCGCCCTGTCCGAGAACGACCCGGCGATCCTGGACCAGCTGCTCGCGCTGCCGCAGGCCCATCTCGTCGTGGACGGCTACAACGTCACCAAGACCGGTTATCCGACCATGCCGTTGGAGAAGCAGCGGCTGCGCCTGCTCGGCTCGCTGTCCGCCCTCGCGGCCCAGACGGGCGCCGAGGTCACCTGTGTCTTCGACGGCGCGGAGCTGGCCGCCCCGGTGCTGCTCGCCCCGCCGCGCGGGGTGCGGGTGCTGTTCTCCAAGGCGGGTGTCACGGCCGACGAGTTGATCCGTCAGCTGGTCCGCGCCGAGCCGCCGGGCCGGCCCGTCACGGTCGTCTCGACCGACCGCGAGGTCGCCGACGGGATCGCGAAGGCGGGGGCGCGACCGGTGGCGTCCGCCGTGCTCCTGAAGCGGCTCACGCGCGGCTGATCAAGCGGCTCACGCGCGGCTGATCAGGTAGCTTCCGTGACGCTAATGGGCAAGTAGTCAACTCCTGGGCGGTATGCCCGATTTCGCGAGACCTTCACGCGACGTAGCGTCAAGTGGTCATCACGGCCTGTGCGTTGTTGGTAAAAGATGCGCCCGGCGGCGAGATTTTTCCCGCCGAGATTTGAACGATCACAACTCGGTCACTAATGTCTGGGCTCGAACCTTCGCTCGGTTGATCACCCATTAGGGGTGGCGGCGAGGGTCCCGCCCACCAGCTCAGCAGACCGGGGCTCGGTAGGCGGCCGAGGAAGAAGGAGCCGCCTTCGTGGCGTCCCACCGTCGACCGAAGCAGCCGAGCCGCACCCGCGTGACCGTGCTCACCGCGACTGCCGCCGCTGCCGTGGCCCTCACCTCGCAGGCCGCGCACGCGGACCCGAAGCCTTCCAAGAAGGAAGTGAAGGCGAAGGTCGACAAGCTCTACGAAGAGGCGGAGCAGGCCACCGAGAAGTACAACGGGGCCAAGGAGCAGCAGGACAAGCTCGAGGACCAGGTCGGCAACCTGCAGGACAAGGTCGCCCGCGGCCAGGACGAGCTCAACACCCTGCGCGACAGCATCGGTTCGCTGGCCAGCGCCCAGTACCGGACCGGCGGCATCGACCCCTCCGTGCAGCTCTTCCTCTCCTCGGACCCGGACACCTTCCTCGACAAGGCCTCCTCGCTCGACCAGCTGACGGGCAAGCAGGCCGAGTCCCTGAAGAAGATCCAGTCCAAGCAGCGCACGCTCGCACAGCAGCGCGCCGAGGCCGCGGACAAGCTCAAGGACCTCGAGGACACCCGCAAGGAACTGGGCGACAAGAAGAAGGAAGTCCAGGGCAAGCTCGCCGAGGCGCAGAAGCTGCTCAACACCCTGACCGCCAAGGAGCGCGCGGCCATGGCCGCCGCCGAGGACCGCGCAAGCCGCGACGCGGGCGACCGGGCCGACCTCGGCAAGGTGGGCACGGGCAAGGGTGTCGCGGGTGACGCCTTCGCCGCTGCCCAGAGCAAGATAGGTACGCCGTACGTCTACGGCGCCACCGGCCCCGGCTCCTTCGACTGCTCCGGCCTCACCTCGTGGGCGTACGGCCAGGCCGGCGCCTCCATACCGCGGACCTCGCAGGCCCAGGCCAACTACGGCACCCGCATATCGCAGAGCCAACTCCAGGTCGGCGACCTGGTGCTCTTCTACGGCGACCTGCACCACGTCGGCCTCTACGCGGGCAACGGCCAGGTGCTGCACGCCCCCAAGCCCGGTGCCAGCGTGCGCTATGAGTCGATCAACAACATGCCGTTCCAGTTCGGCGTCCGCGTCTGACGGACCCACCGGAGTGCGTACGAACCCCCTCGGCTTCCCCGTCGAGGGGGTTTCGTATGCCCGTCAACATGCCCTCCGAACGGGCGAATTCGAGGATCGTGTGCTGACCCCCGGGGCCGCTGCCGACCTGCGTCGACGGCGGGGCGGCCGTTTGTACGCATGCCGGGGTCTTTGGTCGCCTCGTAGTCGTACGGCTACTGTCTGCCGCTGATTCCCCCGAGCTGTCGGGGGACCTGTCAGCGGAAGGGAGCGGCTGCCCGTGGCGTCCCATCGCCGTCCTTCGCAGTCCGCCGGTCTGATCGGCCTCATCGGATCCGACCGGAGCACCCGCGTCACCGTCCTGTCCGCCGCGGCGGCCACCGCCGCGGCCGCGCTCGGCGCCGCACCGGCCACCGCGGACCCGGGTGACACCGCGTCCGAGACCCGGTCCAAGGTGGACCGGCTCTACGAGCAGGCGGAGCGCGCGACCGAGACGTACAACAAGGCCGACGAGCGCGCCGACCAGCTGCGCCGCCAGGTCTCCGCGGCCAAGGACAGCGTGGCCCGCGGGCAGGAGCGCCTCAACACCATGCGGGGCGCGCTCGGTTCGCTCGCCGGGGCCCAGTACCGCTCGGGCGGCATCGACCCGACGCTCGCCCTGATGCTCTCCGAGAACCCGGACAGCTACCTGGCCAAGGCCTCGACCCTGGACCGGATCAGCTCCCGGCACGCCGGTGAACTGGCCGGTCTGCAGCAGGCCCAGCGCATGCTCGACCAGGAGCGCGCCGAGGCGACCCGCAAGCTCGCCGAGCTGGAGCGGTCCCGCACCATGGTCGCGACCCAGAAGCGGTCCGTGGAGCGCAAGCTCGCCGAGGCCCAGCGGCTGCTCAACTCGCTGCCCTCCGAGGCCCGCGCGGCCTACGACCGGGCCTCGCGCTCCGGCCGCCCTGACATGCCCGCGATCGGCGGAGTGCCCTCCTCGGCGCGGGCCGCGGCGGCCATCGCCGCGGCGCGGCAGGCGGTCGGGCGGCCCTACGTGTGGGGCGCGAGCGGGCCCTCCGGCTTCGACTGTTCGGGCCTGACCCAGTGGGCCTACGGCCAGGCGGGCGTCGGCCTGCCGCGCACCTCGCAGGCGCAGCGGTACGCCGGGCAGCAGGTGTCCCTCTCCGAGGCGCAGCCCGGCGACCTCGTGGCGTACCGCGACGACGCCAGCCACATCGGGATGTACATGGGCAACGGCCAAGTGGTCCACGCGCCCTACCCCGGGGCGCCGGTGCGCTACGACCCGGTGGGCATGATGCCGATCTCCTCGGTCACCCGCGTCTGATCGCGAGTCCCCCGCCGATCGGGTCGAACCCCGGCCCGGACCTCGTACGATCGAGCACATGTCTGGCCGGTGGCGGGTGCGTGCAGGAGCAGCAGGGCTCTGTCTGAGCGTCCTGCTGCTCGGCACCTCCTGTTCCGCCGAGAAGCCCCCGGACCGCGATTCCACCGCCGTCCAGCGGCTGCTCGACCGGCGCGCCGACGCGGTGCTCGACCGGGACGGGGCGGCCTACCGGGCCACCGACTCGGGACCCCTGGCCCGCCGCGACGAGGCCTTCGAGAACCTCGAGCAGGTCCCGCTGAGTTCGTGGGACTACCAGCTGGACCACCTGACGCGTAAGGGCACCAGGGCGACGGCCGCGGTCCAGCTCCGCTACCGCCTCGACGGCTACGACCGTGCCCCCGTCGTCGCGTCGCGCACCCTCGATCTGGAGCGCCGTGGCGGCCGCTGGTACGTGGCCGCCGAGCGCCCCGCCGACAAGGCCACGCAGCAGCTGTGGGAGCAGGGCGAGGTGACGGCGGTACGCGGTGAACGCAGCCTCGTCCTCGGCGTCGGCCGTTCCGCGGAGCAGCTGCGCGGCTATGCGGATCTGGCCGACCGTGCGGTGCCCGCCGTGCAGGACGCCTGGGGGCCGGACTGGGCGCGGCGCGTGGTGGTGCTCGTGCCCGGTTCGGTGGACGGGATGGCGGGGCTGCTCGGGGCGTCGGCCGCGAGTTACCAGGGCATCGCCGCGGTGACCACGGGGGAGGCGGG
Proteins encoded in this window:
- a CDS encoding rhomboid family intramembrane serine protease; this translates as MIDKPRPLVTYGLIVLCCAAFLLSPAAGFNPVYGTGEHLVAAQRAYFERWGVIPAELLAGSPRAALTPVTALFVHGSWLHLLGNMLFLYVFGAMTEQRMGHVEFALFYLGCGALALLVYAIANADSEQTLVGASGAISAVLGAFLYLFPKARVTSLFPFLFFLPLRFPAWLVLPFWVALQWLAAQRATSGPGVAYLAHLAGFSLGFLYAWGRYLRTAKVKVQGTATEGDSQP
- a CDS encoding NYN domain-containing protein — translated: MSDAAEASEVAEAHEASDAAEALDRPLPEGVRRRVVQIVSDGFGGLTVSELPAQLRQYARFTPTRRLKFAGNAMAAALETDPLFRQRIGERLRAAQSELTGALDSGAPPPAADPLDVAAAAYVLRPAGWVKLVTAAGEEAQRADAERVGEETKVELERLRAELAEARGQTRTETERLRAELESVKKEAESLHRKLRGALSDAKRGEAAARKALAEVEAVRAESQTQLSAADSETRRLKARLSEAEAALEASRKAVREGRSIEDMRVRLLLDTVLESAQGLRRELALPPVSVRPAETVDAVEPGRMSPKDIAARALSENDPAILDQLLALPQAHLVVDGYNVTKTGYPTMPLEKQRLRLLGSLSALAAQTGAEVTCVFDGAELAAPVLLAPPRGVRVLFSKAGVTADELIRQLVRAEPPGRPVTVVSTDREVADGIAKAGARPVASAVLLKRLTRG
- a CDS encoding C40 family peptidase — protein: MASHRRPKQPSRTRVTVLTATAAAAVALTSQAAHADPKPSKKEVKAKVDKLYEEAEQATEKYNGAKEQQDKLEDQVGNLQDKVARGQDELNTLRDSIGSLASAQYRTGGIDPSVQLFLSSDPDTFLDKASSLDQLTGKQAESLKKIQSKQRTLAQQRAEAADKLKDLEDTRKELGDKKKEVQGKLAEAQKLLNTLTAKERAAMAAAEDRASRDAGDRADLGKVGTGKGVAGDAFAAAQSKIGTPYVYGATGPGSFDCSGLTSWAYGQAGASIPRTSQAQANYGTRISQSQLQVGDLVLFYGDLHHVGLYAGNGQVLHAPKPGASVRYESINNMPFQFGVRV
- a CDS encoding NlpC/P60 family protein, whose product is MASHRRPSQSAGLIGLIGSDRSTRVTVLSAAAATAAAALGAAPATADPGDTASETRSKVDRLYEQAERATETYNKADERADQLRRQVSAAKDSVARGQERLNTMRGALGSLAGAQYRSGGIDPTLALMLSENPDSYLAKASTLDRISSRHAGELAGLQQAQRMLDQERAEATRKLAELERSRTMVATQKRSVERKLAEAQRLLNSLPSEARAAYDRASRSGRPDMPAIGGVPSSARAAAAIAAARQAVGRPYVWGASGPSGFDCSGLTQWAYGQAGVGLPRTSQAQRYAGQQVSLSEAQPGDLVAYRDDASHIGMYMGNGQVVHAPYPGAPVRYDPVGMMPISSVTRV